The DNA sequence AGACACGGCCTGCCACGGATCAATGATGAAGGTTGGAGAGTGAAACGCTTGATGCAGGTTTACGAGATATGCTTCCACCTCGGACACGTTGACTTCACCGCCTTGGGGAGCCTTGAAGGTCTTGGCGTGGACCAGCTTGACGATCCCGTCATCCTGATATGTGCCGATGATCGCCGTTCGGTCACGGCGCAAGCCCAGGTCAACCGCTATGTTTACACGCCGCAGGCCGTCCCACTTCCAGCTCTGCTCCAGGTCGAGGTCCACAGCCGCGTCAACTTCCTGCCGCGTGAGAAAGGAATCAATGCCTGAGGTCCACTCGTTACAGTGCAGACGCCGGAAAATGTTCTCCGGTAATCGCCGCCGCTGTTGGTCCAAATATTCTTCGGTCACCCAGGAAGCGAGATTCTCGTTTTGGGAGTAGAAAAAGAATCGTGGATCATCCCCTTCCAGCCCCCGTTGGTATAGATCCCACAGCGGGACACCCTTACTTTGGTCGAAGCCGGTATAGGAAATGTAAAGGTGCAACGCCTGTTTCCTGGCCGGCGAGTGCGTCATGGCCTCAAGAAGGTCCCAATTCCTCTGTGACCATAATTCATCGACAATCACCCCGTGCGGGTTTAGGCCGTGCGCGCTGTCTGAATCTGACGCGAGCACTTGGAGGAGCCCGCCGTTACCGGGGACCTCTAAAGCATCCTTGAAAACCTTGACGTGTTTTTTAAGCTCGGGCGACCGTTCGACGGCTTTTTTGATGAACCGCCAGCAAATCCTGGCCTGGTCTTTGTCTGAAGCCAGGAGGAACACTTCAGGACTTTCTTCACCGTCGGCAAGGAGCAGGTAAAGGCTGAACAGCGCCATCAACGACGTTTTGCCGTTTTTCTTGGGGAGCATGATCAAGGCCTCGTTGATAACCCGGTTTCCACCGTCATCTATATTGTGAAAGATCGGCTTGATGATTTTTTCAAGCTGCCACGCTTCAAGCTTTATGGGCTTGCCGCTTTCAAGGCGGTAAAATGTTTCCGCAAACTTCACGATATCCAGTTTTTTCAATTGTCCTCCTCCGCTACCACCTCTGCGAAAACGTCCGACAGGGTTCTCTCGGTTTTGTGGCTTTCTAGTCCTAAAGATTGCAGGGTCCGACGTAGAACCTCGACGTGCCGGAGGTGGTCCTTGCTGTACGCGTCCGGATCTCCCTGTAACATCCGTGATTCCATGATCCGGCATTTCCAGACCAGGAAGACGGCTCTGTCCACAAGCGCGCTTTTCATCGGTGATACGGGGCCGAGTGCATCCAGAATCACCGCTCTTGCCTCGGCGATTTCCTTGGCCTCCTTCGTGCGCCCGTCCAAAGCGTCGATGTCGAAACCTCGCAGTTTATCCCTTAAGGTGACCTTGTTTATTCGTTCTTTTTTCTTACTCATCGGCATTAACCATAAAATTTGTAGGGTTATGTACGGCCAGGGGTATTAACCCCCGGCCGTACCGCTAACGGAAAGGGCTGTGGACGGCATTAAGCCCCCTCTCCGTAAAAGCCGTTATCAGGTTCTTGTAACAGTCCAGATATACAGTGATCGCTTCCTTCGTTTTGTTGATGTCACCGGCAAGAATGGACCTGTCAACTCTGTCCTCAGCACCGGCACACAATCGTATGAGGTCAGGACGGTTCTCATTAACCCACTTGATAGCACCTGCTTCATACATTTTATTAAGATTTTCCACGGCCACCCGGAACAGGTCGAGGCACTCCCGGTTCCTGGTTCCGGTAACATTAAATTTCGGGAAACTCATGTTTCTACCAGCTCCCACGCGCGAGGGGTCCGGGCATCGCCGTGTGTGACCCTGGCCAACCGGTGATCCACCAGGACCTCCATGATAGCGAGGGCGTTGTTTTTTGGCCTCGCCACCGGTGGCCCGTAGGCGTAGAGGGTCGGCAGACTAACTTTCCCGCCACGCTGCCGGATCCACTCGAGAACCTTGGCAGCCCCGGCCAGCTCCGGCTCTTCCTCAGCGTTCTGCTGTAGGCGCACCGCCTCCCCGAGATGAAACTGCACGGTTGGGATGGCCTGCTCAAGCCCCGTGACGGTGATCTCAGCGGCGTCGGGATCTTCGATGACGGCGAACACACCCGCCAGCCTGAGAACGTGTTCGGCAGCTTTCGCAGCGAATCCCCGGATAGGGTAGAGGGCCTGCCCCTCAGCAAGGAGTTGCTCAATGTGATCGTGAAACTTGATCCAGACCGATTTTGCGTCCGGGGTGAGGGTCAGTGATCTCGGGGTTAACTCGTTTCGCGCACCCTCGGCAAGAGGGAGTGGACGCTCCAGCAGACCCATCATCACTTGAAAAAAACGCTTGAAACTGGGCAATTCCAATACATTTACAGCCCGATACGGACGGTTACCAATGTTGGAGGCGGGCCACGCGATCAGGCACCGGCTAAAAAAACCCTGTTGGCGAAAAAGAACGTTACCCGTCATTTCCGCCCAGACGACCGGTTGCATCATCAAG is a window from the bacterium genome containing:
- a CDS encoding terminase large subunit; its protein translation is MKKLDIVKFAETFYRLESGKPIKLEAWQLEKIIKPIFHNIDDGGNRVINEALIMLPKKNGKTSLMALFSLYLLLADGEESPEVFLLASDKDQARICWRFIKKAVERSPELKKHVKVFKDALEVPGNGGLLQVLASDSDSAHGLNPHGVIVDELWSQRNWDLLEAMTHSPARKQALHLYISYTGFDQSKGVPLWDLYQRGLEGDDPRFFFYSQNENLASWVTEEYLDQQRRRLPENIFRRLHCNEWTSGIDSFLTRQEVDAAVDLDLEQSWKWDGLRRVNIAVDLGLRRDRTAIIGTYQDDGIVKLVHAKTFKAPQGGEVNVSEVEAYLVNLHQAFHSPTFIIDPWQAVS